One Streptosporangium sp. NBC_01495 DNA window includes the following coding sequences:
- a CDS encoding TIGR03086 family metal-binding protein, whose amino-acid sequence MNEMLSRTVTGTATVARGVRDDQLDLPTPCDGFDIRELLGHLAGVAAMFEALARREEPPPQDADHAPFEDRATALLAAWSAPGVTEGTSPTMGMPMVVVLQMLLGDLAIHGWDLARATGQDYEVDAATGEAVAAFMEGMAPQGRRMGAFGEEVPVPEDASPFERALGLSGRDPAWKP is encoded by the coding sequence ATGAACGAGATGCTGTCACGCACCGTCACCGGCACGGCGACCGTCGCCCGCGGCGTCCGCGACGACCAGCTTGACCTGCCCACCCCCTGCGACGGCTTCGACATACGGGAGCTGCTCGGCCACCTGGCCGGAGTGGCCGCGATGTTCGAGGCGCTGGCCCGCCGAGAGGAGCCGCCGCCGCAGGACGCCGACCACGCCCCCTTCGAGGACCGGGCCACCGCGCTGCTCGCCGCCTGGTCCGCACCCGGGGTGACCGAGGGGACCAGCCCCACGATGGGGATGCCCATGGTCGTGGTGCTCCAGATGCTGCTGGGCGACCTGGCGATCCACGGCTGGGACCTGGCCAGGGCCACCGGCCAGGACTACGAGGTGGACGCCGCGACCGGCGAGGCCGTGGCCGCGTTCATGGAGGGGATGGCGCCGCAGGGACGGCGGATGGGGGCCTTCGGGGAGGAGGTGCCCGTGCCGGAGGACGCCTCGCCGTTCGAGCGGGCGCTCGGGCTCAGCGGGCGGGACCCGGCCTGGAAACCCTGA
- a CDS encoding rhodanese-like domain-containing protein: MSVTAPSSSAVTAVPAAGNADALAHFAARLAFETDVSDVAAGLAAGVTDIVVVDSRSRESWDQGHVQGAVHLPTALIATRARSVVPTGVTVVTYCWGPGCNGATRAALEFAGLGYPVKEMLGGFEYWAREGFPVETAEGVSRRPVDALTAPVSGIACAC, encoded by the coding sequence ATGTCTGTCACCGCTCCTTCCTCCTCCGCCGTCACCGCGGTACCGGCCGCGGGGAACGCCGACGCGCTGGCGCACTTCGCCGCCAGGCTGGCGTTCGAGACCGACGTGTCCGACGTCGCCGCCGGCCTGGCCGCCGGGGTCACGGACATCGTCGTGGTCGACTCCCGGAGCCGGGAGAGCTGGGATCAGGGCCACGTCCAGGGGGCCGTACACCTGCCCACCGCACTGATCGCCACTCGCGCCCGTTCGGTCGTCCCCACGGGGGTGACCGTGGTGACCTACTGCTGGGGGCCGGGGTGCAACGGCGCCACCCGGGCCGCGCTGGAGTTCGCCGGACTCGGCTACCCGGTCAAGGAGATGCTCGGCGGCTTCGAGTACTGGGCCAGGGAGGGCTTCCCCGTCGAGACCGCCGAGGGCGTGTCCCGCCGCCCCGTCGACGCCTTGACCGCGCCGGTCTCCGGCATCGCCTGCGCCTGCTGA
- a CDS encoding selenium-binding protein SBP56-related protein, producing the protein MALIQPDPTFYPSAREAMMAPKEELAYVALLAATGDDRPDGLATIDLSNGSIADVHDMSVPGDELHHFGWNVCSAALCPYAPHPHVERRYLVLPGLRSSRIYIFDVKDDPRRPKLVKTIEPETIFEKTGYSRPHTVHCGTDAIYVSALGNVDGDAPGGVFTLDHDTFEPKGRWEVDRGPQRLHYDFWWHLGHDTMISSEWGTPNQIEPGPSLELLVGRQYGHRLHVWDLAKRRHLQEIDLGDQHQMALELRPAHDPTKTYGFVNTVINVEDLSANIFTWYLEKGVWKARKTITIPAEPADPDLLPEPLKQFGAVPPLVSDISLTLDDRILLVSAWGTGELKAYDVSDPFAPRETGSIRLGGIARRDGHPAAPGRALNGGPQMVEASRDGRRVYFTNSLYRSWDDVFYPDGVSSWMAKVDVADDGSIALDPSFFVDFASDGRRAHQIRLQGGDSSSDSYCFP; encoded by the coding sequence GTGGCGCTCATCCAGCCCGATCCCACCTTCTACCCGTCAGCCCGCGAGGCCATGATGGCCCCGAAGGAGGAGCTCGCCTACGTCGCGCTGCTCGCCGCGACCGGTGACGACCGGCCCGACGGGCTCGCCACGATCGACCTGTCGAACGGGTCGATCGCCGACGTGCACGACATGTCCGTCCCCGGCGACGAGCTCCATCACTTCGGCTGGAACGTGTGCAGCGCGGCGCTGTGCCCGTACGCGCCGCACCCGCACGTGGAGCGGCGTTATCTGGTCCTTCCCGGTCTGAGGTCCAGCAGGATCTACATTTTCGACGTCAAGGACGATCCCCGCCGCCCCAAGCTCGTCAAGACGATCGAGCCAGAGACGATCTTCGAGAAGACCGGCTACAGCCGCCCGCACACCGTCCACTGCGGCACCGACGCCATCTATGTCAGCGCGCTCGGCAACGTGGACGGCGACGCGCCCGGCGGAGTGTTCACCCTCGACCACGACACCTTCGAACCCAAGGGCCGCTGGGAGGTCGACCGGGGGCCGCAGCGGCTGCACTACGACTTCTGGTGGCACCTCGGGCACGACACGATGATCTCCAGTGAGTGGGGGACGCCCAACCAGATCGAGCCGGGGCCCTCGCTGGAGCTTCTGGTCGGCCGGCAGTACGGTCACAGGCTGCACGTCTGGGACCTGGCCAAGCGCAGACACCTCCAGGAGATCGACCTGGGCGACCAGCACCAGATGGCCCTGGAGCTCCGGCCCGCCCACGACCCGACCAAGACCTACGGCTTCGTCAACACCGTGATCAACGTCGAGGACCTGTCGGCCAACATCTTCACCTGGTACCTGGAGAAGGGCGTCTGGAAGGCCCGCAAGACGATCACGATCCCGGCCGAACCCGCCGACCCCGACCTGCTGCCCGAGCCGCTCAAGCAGTTCGGCGCGGTACCACCGCTGGTCAGCGACATCTCGCTCACCCTCGACGACCGGATCCTGCTCGTCTCCGCCTGGGGCACCGGCGAGCTCAAGGCGTACGACGTCTCCGACCCGTTCGCGCCACGCGAGACCGGCTCAATCCGGCTCGGCGGGATCGCCAGGCGCGACGGCCACCCGGCGGCTCCGGGCCGGGCGCTGAACGGGGGGCCGCAGATGGTCGAGGCCAGCAGGGACGGACGGCGGGTCTATTTCACCAACTCGCTCTACCGCTCCTGGGACGACGTCTTCTATCCCGACGGCGTCTCCAGCTGGATGGCGAAGGTGGACGTCGCCGACGACGGTTCGATCGCCCTCGACCCGAGCTTCTTCGTCGACTTCGCCTCCGACGGCCGCCGCGCGCACCAGATCCGCCTGCAGGGCGGCGACTCCTCCTCCGACTCCTACTGCTTCCCGTGA
- a CDS encoding vWA domain-containing protein — MKSRPLAIVLAVLALFVLMFAAACGGSGYNAPDSRPMPESGNAVPAMPPDAPAKAGERATGETEPETRATAGAEDPQAEATRRRDTSAEQISTFALDVDTASYGYSKRTITEGRLPEAGQVRPEEFVNSFAQDYAEPEDDGFTVHMDGSRTPGNGTALLRVGLQTRRASAEARRPANLTFVVDVSGSMGEPGRLDLVREALHKLVDQLGPGDRVSLVSFSDEADVVLSMTPATDREKLHAAVERLATQQSTNLEAGLTSGYAEAAASFRPVAVNRVILLSDGLANVGDTTWQGILDRVEEAAAKKITLLCVGVGRDYGDELMEQLADNGDGAAVYVSSVDDARKVFVEQLATNIDLRARDAKAQVVFNPSVVESYRLIGYENRQIATEDFRDDTKDGGEIGPGHSVTALYEVRLRGGASGQLATATVRWQDPDTRDPAEAARSLVAGDLADSPWEGSTPRFQVDVVAAGFAEYLRTGERVAGAAPGDLAAHATRLAASTEDPAVAELAGLIEKAAALR; from the coding sequence ATGAAGTCACGTCCGCTCGCCATCGTTCTCGCCGTGCTCGCCCTGTTCGTCCTGATGTTCGCCGCCGCCTGCGGAGGTTCGGGCTACAACGCCCCCGACAGCCGGCCGATGCCCGAGTCCGGGAACGCGGTCCCGGCCATGCCCCCGGACGCTCCCGCCAAGGCCGGGGAGCGGGCCACCGGCGAGACCGAGCCCGAAACCCGCGCCACCGCCGGGGCCGAGGACCCCCAGGCCGAGGCCACCCGGCGACGCGACACCTCCGCCGAACAGATCTCCACCTTCGCCCTCGACGTGGACACCGCCTCGTACGGCTACAGCAAACGGACCATCACCGAGGGCAGGCTGCCGGAGGCGGGCCAGGTCAGGCCGGAGGAGTTCGTCAACTCCTTCGCGCAGGACTACGCGGAGCCCGAGGACGACGGCTTCACCGTGCACATGGACGGTTCCCGCACGCCGGGGAACGGCACCGCGCTGCTCCGCGTCGGCCTGCAGACCCGGAGGGCGAGCGCGGAGGCCCGGCGACCGGCGAACCTCACCTTCGTGGTGGACGTGTCCGGCTCGATGGGTGAACCCGGCAGGCTCGACCTGGTCAGGGAGGCCCTGCACAAACTCGTCGACCAGCTCGGGCCCGGCGACCGGGTCTCCCTCGTGTCCTTCAGCGACGAGGCGGACGTCGTCCTCTCCATGACCCCGGCGACCGACAGGGAAAAGCTCCACGCCGCCGTCGAACGCCTCGCCACACAGCAGTCGACGAACCTGGAGGCGGGGCTGACCAGCGGATACGCCGAGGCCGCGGCGAGTTTCAGGCCGGTGGCCGTCAACCGCGTCATCCTGCTCTCCGACGGCCTGGCCAACGTCGGCGACACCACCTGGCAGGGCATCCTCGACCGGGTCGAGGAGGCGGCGGCCAAGAAGATCACTCTGCTGTGCGTCGGCGTCGGCCGCGACTACGGCGACGAGCTGATGGAGCAGCTCGCCGACAACGGCGACGGCGCCGCGGTCTACGTCAGCTCCGTCGACGACGCGCGCAAGGTATTCGTCGAGCAGCTCGCCACCAACATCGACCTGCGTGCCCGCGACGCCAAGGCGCAGGTCGTGTTCAACCCCTCGGTCGTGGAGTCCTACCGCCTGATCGGCTACGAGAACCGGCAGATCGCGACCGAGGACTTCCGCGACGACACCAAGGACGGCGGCGAGATCGGCCCCGGCCACTCGGTGACGGCCCTGTACGAGGTCCGGCTGCGCGGCGGGGCGTCGGGACAGCTGGCCACCGCCACCGTGCGCTGGCAGGACCCCGACACCCGCGACCCCGCGGAGGCCGCCCGTTCCCTCGTGGCGGGCGACCTGGCGGACTCACCGTGGGAGGGGTCCACGCCGAGGTTCCAGGTCGACGTGGTGGCCGCGGGCTTCGCCGAGTATCTCCGCACCGGGGAGAGGGTCGCCGGAGCCGCGCCCGGCGATCTCGCCGCCCACGCCACCCGCCTGGCCGCGTCCACCGAGGACCCCGCGGTGGCCGAGCTCGCCGGGCTGATCGAGAAGGCCGCGGCGCTCCGGTAG
- a CDS encoding serpin family protein → MRRLLPALLAVAALSACAMTESSTITAKGVKREVPKDPPVAETVRGLTSFGHALFVATARPGANTVLSPLSIGYAFGLARAGAAGDTATELDALFGFPSGGPHTSFNALTRQIVTTDEPPPLPDPDAERDAQAGAPEPPIVGIANALFTQEGLSVRPGFLRTLAAQYGTGVRQVDFAGDAAGVINAWAEERTAGRIRKVFDNLPARTKLVIANAVYLKADWTTPFTDAPEKGATFTRADGTTTRTTLMRRDGFLPYAAGSGWQAVELRYAGDELAMWVLVPRAGGSPGDLLSPAVMAEVAAGLRERPVRLALPRWDFSTSLALAGPLAKLGLRGTDYSGITDGALLDQAIHRANIAVDEWGTEAAAVTGLAFAVSAPAPPEAEVRADHPFAFAIVHRPTLTPLFIGQVGDPSAGN, encoded by the coding sequence ATGCGCCGACTGTTACCCGCCCTGCTGGCCGTCGCCGCCCTCTCGGCGTGTGCCATGACCGAGTCCAGCACAATAACCGCGAAGGGGGTGAAACGGGAGGTCCCCAAGGACCCTCCGGTCGCGGAGACCGTACGCGGTCTGACCTCCTTCGGACACGCCCTGTTCGTCGCGACCGCGCGCCCCGGGGCCAACACCGTCCTGTCGCCTCTGAGCATCGGTTACGCCTTCGGCCTGGCGAGGGCGGGAGCCGCCGGAGACACCGCCACCGAGCTCGACGCGCTCTTCGGTTTCCCCTCCGGGGGACCGCACACCTCTTTCAACGCGCTCACCCGGCAGATCGTCACGACCGACGAGCCGCCTCCCCTCCCCGACCCGGACGCCGAGCGGGACGCCCAGGCGGGCGCGCCCGAGCCGCCGATCGTGGGCATCGCCAACGCGTTGTTCACCCAGGAGGGGCTGAGCGTCAGGCCCGGATTCCTGCGTACGCTCGCGGCGCAGTACGGCACGGGCGTGCGCCAGGTGGACTTCGCCGGGGACGCCGCGGGGGTCATCAACGCCTGGGCCGAGGAGCGGACCGCCGGGCGGATCAGGAAGGTGTTCGACAACCTGCCCGCGCGGACCAAGCTGGTCATCGCCAACGCCGTCTACCTCAAGGCCGACTGGACGACGCCGTTCACCGACGCGCCGGAGAAGGGGGCCACCTTCACCCGCGCGGACGGTACGACGACACGCACGACCCTGATGCGCCGCGACGGCTTCCTCCCGTACGCGGCGGGGTCCGGCTGGCAGGCCGTGGAGCTGCGCTACGCCGGGGACGAGCTGGCCATGTGGGTCCTCGTGCCACGAGCGGGCGGCTCCCCCGGTGACCTGCTCTCCCCCGCCGTGATGGCGGAGGTGGCCGCCGGGCTCCGGGAGCGGCCGGTGCGGCTCGCCCTGCCCCGGTGGGACTTCTCCACGAGCCTGGCCCTGGCGGGACCGCTCGCGAAGCTGGGGCTGCGGGGGACCGACTACTCGGGGATCACCGACGGGGCCCTCCTCGACCAGGCGATCCACCGCGCCAACATCGCCGTGGACGAGTGGGGTACCGAGGCCGCCGCCGTCACCGGCCTCGCCTTCGCCGTGTCCGCGCCGGCCCCGCCGGAGGCCGAGGTCCGCGCCGACCACCCGTTCGCCTTCGCGATCGTCCACCGGCCGACGCTGACCCCGCTGTTCATCGGCCAGGTCGGCGACCCGTCCGCGGGGAACTGA
- a CDS encoding asparagine synthase-related protein: protein MRVYLGLAAKHQGAGIPEAMLHTVRGAIDSAFPVPPEVIRSREWHRPGIAVFAWTNEPDDSRRPPLLETGHDRVTGVNGYLAAPDDVNRLAAMPSLDTEAVGGCFSAFRATEDELSAATAIHRVCPVYYAETPDVHVIGSRALLVHLAGGGERVEWDVLALQSVVRQGYFLSDETPYRGVSALPPSSSVTVRGGHRTITTTPLPSAVPAPTSRRGKKKLVGELASALLSTVEPLRAAGEPVNLALTGGRDSRLIAATLHAAGIPLRATTNGLDTHPDVIIAGRVARALRVEHTVIPPARAEKKDAIVVEHPLARAYETLRACEGMTSAYESIVGYLPYSAKPTMSGQSGEILRAGGLLLLQTDLTEKALRRRVDVTFLRDPALFTEEANEHARELAGPWLERAPLEALDHMYISYKVGRWHAGARAGSLRRGDQIWPFLDNRVVRAALGLDQTWRLSEEVIYELLGVLAPSLRDIPVEGKPWRFTVGRRYHPWQRRPQAPLTAPKTGGGGWNWRTSPGVELTGLMRDHVLGRLDLLAPIVRPDEVRGLFAEPVLKKPNQAWHLYTVATMLGGEYPGKEPESLPRVHIPIPS, encoded by the coding sequence ATGCGCGTGTACCTCGGCCTCGCGGCCAAACACCAGGGAGCCGGTATACCGGAGGCGATGCTGCACACCGTGAGGGGCGCGATCGACAGCGCGTTTCCCGTACCGCCCGAGGTCATCAGATCCCGGGAGTGGCACCGTCCCGGCATCGCCGTGTTCGCCTGGACCAACGAGCCGGACGACTCGCGGCGGCCTCCCCTGCTGGAGACCGGGCACGACCGGGTGACCGGGGTGAACGGTTACCTGGCCGCGCCGGACGACGTGAACCGGCTGGCGGCCATGCCGAGCCTGGACACCGAGGCGGTCGGCGGGTGCTTCTCCGCGTTCCGGGCGACCGAGGACGAGCTGTCGGCCGCCACCGCGATCCACCGGGTCTGCCCGGTCTACTACGCCGAGACCCCCGACGTGCACGTGATCGGCAGCCGGGCGCTGCTGGTCCACCTCGCGGGCGGCGGCGAGCGGGTCGAGTGGGACGTGCTCGCGCTGCAGTCGGTGGTCAGGCAGGGATACTTCCTGTCGGACGAGACGCCCTACCGCGGGGTGAGCGCGCTGCCGCCGTCCTCGTCGGTGACCGTGAGGGGCGGCCACCGTACGATCACCACGACCCCGCTCCCCTCGGCCGTGCCCGCGCCCACGTCGCGCAGGGGGAAGAAGAAGCTGGTCGGCGAGCTGGCGAGCGCGCTGCTGTCCACGGTGGAGCCGCTGCGCGCGGCCGGGGAGCCGGTGAACCTCGCCCTCACCGGCGGCAGGGACAGCCGCCTGATCGCCGCGACACTGCACGCGGCCGGTATCCCGCTGCGCGCGACCACCAACGGCCTGGACACCCACCCCGACGTGATCATCGCCGGTCGGGTCGCCCGCGCGCTCCGCGTCGAGCACACCGTCATCCCCCCGGCCCGCGCCGAGAAGAAGGACGCGATCGTCGTCGAGCACCCCCTCGCGCGGGCCTACGAGACGCTGCGGGCCTGCGAGGGCATGACGTCGGCGTACGAGTCGATCGTCGGCTACCTTCCCTACAGCGCCAAGCCCACCATGTCGGGGCAGAGCGGGGAGATCCTGCGGGCCGGGGGCCTGTTGCTGCTCCAGACCGACCTGACGGAGAAGGCGCTGCGCCGCCGGGTGGACGTGACCTTCCTGCGGGACCCGGCGCTGTTCACCGAGGAGGCCAACGAGCACGCCCGCGAGCTGGCCGGGCCCTGGCTGGAGCGGGCTCCGCTGGAGGCGCTCGACCACATGTACATCTCCTACAAGGTCGGCCGCTGGCACGCGGGGGCGCGGGCGGGCTCGCTGCGCAGGGGCGACCAGATCTGGCCGTTCCTCGACAACCGGGTGGTCCGCGCCGCGCTGGGCCTCGACCAGACCTGGCGGCTGTCGGAGGAGGTCATCTACGAGCTACTCGGTGTCCTGGCCCCCTCGCTCAGGGACATCCCGGTCGAGGGCAAGCCGTGGCGGTTCACCGTGGGGAGGCGCTACCACCCCTGGCAGCGCAGGCCGCAGGCGCCGCTGACCGCGCCGAAGACCGGCGGGGGTGGCTGGAACTGGCGGACCAGCCCCGGCGTGGAGCTGACCGGCCTGATGCGCGACCACGTCCTCGGCCGCCTGGACCTGCTGGCGCCCATCGTCAGGCCCGACGAGGTCCGCGGGCTGTTCGCCGAACCCGTCCTGAAGAAGCCCAACCAGGCCTGGCACCTCTACACCGTGGCCACCATGCTGGGTGGCGAGTATCCGGGCAAGGAACCGGAGAGCCTGCCGAGGGTCCACATCCCCATCCCGTCATGA
- a CDS encoding AraC family transcriptional regulator: MTGTPSPGAGPRPEASRAGTTGTVGEADAPADDTRGILNFGAARFRYGRHACHPALAPFVEHHWIVRWELDEPYEQRIVSHPSVNLVFHEHGSRVAGVITGDYLEVLTGTGVVVGSRFRPAGFRPFLGAPLSTITDRFTPASRILGPDADAAAPAVLAASSASDEEALRALEGFLLARLPARDPVAERAADLVASVLADPSIIRVGDLAALHGLSVRHLQRLFSDYVGVSPKWVIRRYRIHEAAERAGPATDWSRLATDLGYSDQSHFTRDFTAVIGMPPTAYARRLAG, translated from the coding sequence ATGACGGGTACGCCCAGTCCCGGGGCCGGCCCCCGCCCCGAGGCCTCCCGCGCCGGTACGACGGGCACCGTCGGCGAGGCGGACGCGCCCGCCGACGACACCCGGGGCATCCTGAACTTCGGGGCGGCCCGGTTCCGCTACGGGCGCCACGCGTGCCACCCGGCCCTGGCCCCCTTCGTCGAGCACCACTGGATCGTCCGCTGGGAGCTGGACGAACCGTACGAGCAGCGGATCGTGTCCCACCCTTCGGTGAACCTGGTCTTCCATGAGCACGGTTCCCGCGTGGCCGGGGTCATCACCGGTGACTACCTGGAGGTCCTGACAGGCACCGGGGTGGTGGTCGGCAGCCGCTTCCGGCCCGCCGGTTTCCGTCCCTTCCTGGGCGCCCCGCTCTCCACGATCACCGATCGTTTCACTCCGGCCTCCCGGATCCTCGGTCCGGACGCCGACGCGGCGGCCCCGGCCGTACTGGCCGCCTCCTCGGCCTCCGACGAGGAGGCCCTGCGGGCGCTGGAGGGGTTCCTGCTCGCGCGGCTCCCCGCCCGCGACCCCGTCGCCGAGCGGGCGGCGGACCTCGTCGCGAGTGTGCTCGCCGACCCGTCCATCATCCGCGTCGGCGATCTGGCCGCCCTGCACGGGCTGAGCGTCCGGCACCTGCAGCGGCTGTTCAGCGACTATGTCGGGGTCTCCCCCAAGTGGGTGATCCGCCGCTACCGCATCCACGAGGCCGCCGAGCGGGCCGGGCCCGCCACCGACTGGTCACGGCTGGCCACCGATCTCGGCTACAGCGACCAGTCCCACTTCACCCGCGACTTCACCGCCGTCATCGGCATGCCTCCCACCGCGTACGCCCGCCGCCTGGCGGGGTGA
- a CDS encoding NUDIX domain-containing protein — protein MWTAACREIAEETGLPATGPLFKLDMVSGVEKGRFAASEFWPENIYIVPKHFFAMDVTQERVETVLSQEHREVRRLTYEAAYKSLRHDDDKTALWGLDQIVRHMDLPKTP, from the coding sequence CTGTGGACAGCAGCCTGCCGCGAGATCGCTGAGGAGACCGGCCTGCCTGCAACGGGCCCGCTGTTCAAACTCGACATGGTGAGCGGCGTAGAGAAAGGCCGCTTTGCGGCCAGCGAGTTCTGGCCCGAGAACATCTACATCGTGCCCAAGCACTTCTTCGCCATGGACGTCACTCAAGAACGAGTGGAAACAGTGCTCTCTCAGGAGCATCGCGAGGTGCGGCGGCTGACATACGAAGCCGCATATAAATCGCTGCGCCACGATGATGACAAGACGGCCCTGTGGGGACTTGATCAAATTGTCCGCCACATGGACCTACCGAAGACGCCATAG
- a CDS encoding helix-turn-helix domain-containing protein produces the protein MFLPPPMPRATRPTVSVLAFDGMSPFELGCVVEIFGIARPELEVPWYELSVCAESPADLRITGGFTMRAEHGLDMLVAADTVIVPGVADVHGEVSHEVVAALRRARDRGARVVSICSGAFALAAAGLLDGREATTHWRYAGLLQRRFPQVKVDPDVLYVDGEDVLTSAGSAAGLDLLIHLVRKDYGPGVANEVARRLVIPPHREGGQAQFIQAAVTPVEDGAAVATAMAWALEHLAEPITIAALAEAAHMSRRTFIRHFGRQTGTSPLRWVISQRVTASLAMLESTSAPVEEIASAVGFDSAATFRHHFTRAMRTSPSAYRRAFRAPAPSDQANSHGAEHRPWELDPATEP, from the coding sequence ATGTTCCTCCCACCGCCGATGCCCCGCGCCACGCGCCCTACCGTCTCCGTGCTCGCCTTCGACGGCATGTCCCCCTTCGAGCTGGGCTGCGTGGTCGAGATCTTCGGCATCGCCCGCCCCGAGTTGGAGGTGCCCTGGTACGAGCTGTCGGTCTGCGCCGAGAGCCCCGCCGACCTGCGGATCACGGGCGGGTTCACGATGCGGGCGGAACACGGGCTCGACATGCTGGTGGCCGCGGACACGGTGATCGTGCCCGGAGTGGCGGACGTCCACGGTGAGGTGTCCCACGAGGTGGTCGCGGCACTGCGGCGGGCCCGCGACCGGGGGGCGCGGGTCGTGTCGATCTGCTCGGGGGCGTTCGCGCTGGCCGCCGCCGGACTGCTGGACGGTAGGGAGGCGACGACCCACTGGAGGTACGCCGGACTGCTTCAGCGGAGGTTTCCGCAGGTCAAGGTCGATCCGGATGTGCTCTACGTGGACGGTGAGGACGTGCTGACCAGCGCGGGCAGCGCGGCGGGGCTGGACCTGCTGATCCATCTGGTGCGCAAGGACTACGGACCGGGCGTGGCCAACGAGGTCGCGCGAAGGCTCGTCATCCCCCCGCACCGGGAGGGCGGGCAGGCGCAGTTCATCCAGGCCGCGGTCACCCCGGTGGAGGACGGCGCCGCCGTGGCGACCGCGATGGCCTGGGCGCTGGAACACCTCGCGGAACCCATCACGATCGCCGCCCTGGCGGAGGCCGCGCACATGTCCCGGCGTACGTTCATCAGGCACTTCGGGCGGCAGACCGGGACGAGCCCGCTGCGCTGGGTGATCTCCCAGCGGGTCACGGCCAGCCTGGCCATGCTGGAGTCCACCTCCGCTCCGGTGGAGGAGATCGCGTCCGCGGTGGGCTTCGACAGCGCGGCGACCTTCCGCCACCACTTCACCCGGGCGATGCGCACCTCCCCCTCGGCCTACCGGCGGGCCTTCCGCGCCCCGGCACCATCCGACCAGGCGAACTCGCACGGGGCTGAGCATCGGCCCTGGGAGCTGGACCCGGCCACGGAACCTTAG
- a CDS encoding peptidase inhibitor family I36 protein has translation MPRASAHLARSAVALSMALALLAASGSPATAHSGAYAESATVLTTSDADTAIVGRDAHQPTSGTGSSTGPFGLLNNKVIDLSKDWREAKVCTGELSTLLRCYDSATEYRASVGLPARDVEILDKNDCSSGWLCLWDDANYRGHWLVAVRYEGTHDIAPYQNRANSVWNRYDGPAQLIDVRTLQPDDTKTMGTGYAYPDLGALNDRFNNRTDKVKLCDPRGC, from the coding sequence ATGCCGCGCGCTTCAGCTCACCTCGCACGCAGTGCCGTCGCCCTCTCCATGGCCCTCGCCCTCCTGGCCGCTTCGGGGAGCCCGGCGACAGCCCACAGCGGCGCCTACGCCGAGTCCGCCACCGTCCTCACGACGTCGGACGCCGACACGGCCATAGTAGGTCGCGACGCACACCAGCCGACATCCGGGACCGGCTCGTCAACCGGCCCCTTCGGCCTTCTCAACAACAAAGTGATCGACCTGTCGAAGGACTGGCGCGAAGCGAAGGTATGCACGGGAGAGCTCAGTACATTGTTGCGCTGCTATGACAGCGCGACGGAATATCGCGCGTCAGTGGGCCTGCCGGCTCGTGACGTCGAGATCCTCGACAAGAATGACTGCTCAAGCGGTTGGCTGTGCCTGTGGGACGATGCGAACTACAGGGGTCATTGGCTGGTGGCGGTCAGATACGAGGGAACTCACGACATCGCCCCATACCAGAATAGGGCCAACAGCGTCTGGAACCGGTATGACGGACCTGCTCAACTGATCGACGTCAGGACGTTGCAGCCGGACGACACCAAAACGATGGGAACTGGCTACGCCTACCCGGATCTTGGCGCTCTCAATGACAGGTTCAACAATCGAACCGACAAGGTGAAGCTCTGTGATCCGAGGGGCTGCTGA